One Paenibacillus riograndensis SBR5 DNA segment encodes these proteins:
- a CDS encoding ABC transporter ATP-binding protein: MLPIVQLKEVTHAYLGDREASLAVENFSLYVEAGEFVSLVGPSGCGKTTLLSIIAGLLQPSRGEVFVSGHTVSGPSPEVGYMLQQDYLFPWRTILDNALLGLELTGRLNESSRQKTIGLLGEMGLAGKEHAYPAQLSGGMRQRVALVRTLSTDPGLLLLDEPFSALDYQIKLQLEDLVSETLRRRGTTAILVTHDLSEAIAVSSRVILLQPNPGKIRKIFTVPEAIRSTPPLYARDLPGFAELFHEVWKEMELAGRGEL; encoded by the coding sequence ATGCTTCCCATTGTGCAGCTAAAGGAAGTGACGCATGCCTATCTGGGGGACCGCGAGGCGTCGCTTGCCGTCGAGAATTTCAGCCTTTACGTGGAAGCCGGCGAGTTCGTCAGTCTGGTCGGCCCCAGCGGCTGTGGCAAAACCACACTCCTGTCGATCATCGCCGGACTTCTGCAGCCCTCGCGCGGAGAGGTGTTCGTGAGCGGGCACACGGTCAGCGGCCCTTCGCCTGAGGTGGGCTACATGCTGCAGCAGGATTATCTTTTTCCGTGGCGGACGATTCTGGATAATGCCCTGCTCGGGCTGGAGCTCACTGGACGTCTGAACGAAAGCTCGCGGCAGAAAACCATCGGGCTGCTGGGGGAGATGGGGCTGGCCGGCAAAGAGCATGCCTACCCGGCACAGTTGTCCGGGGGCATGCGCCAGCGGGTGGCGCTGGTGCGGACACTATCCACAGATCCGGGCCTGCTGCTGCTGGATGAGCCTTTCTCAGCGCTGGATTACCAGATCAAGCTTCAGCTTGAGGACCTGGTGTCCGAGACGCTGCGCAGACGCGGCACAACGGCAATTCTTGTTACCCATGATCTGTCCGAGGCCATTGCTGTCAGCAGCCGGGTGATTTTACTGCAGCCGAATCCCGGGAAAATCCGGAAAATCTTTACCGTGCCCGAAGCGATCCGGAGCACACCTCCGCTATACGCGCGGGATTTGCCGGGGTTTGCGGAGCTTTTCCATGAGGTGTGGAAGGAAATGGAGCTGGCAGGGAGGGGTGAGTTGTGA
- a CDS encoding ABC transporter substrate-binding protein produces MNLRKKISLPLMILTMCLSVLAGCGSDSAAVKVKIGEVTRSVFYAPEYVALSQNFFKDEGLEAELQTIPGGDKTMTALLSGAIDVALVGSETSIYVYQQGAEDPVINFAQLTQRDGTFLFARKADADFNWDKLKGSTFLGQRKGGMPQMAGAFTLLQKGIDAGKDLTLIQNIDFANIAGAFASGTGDYVQLFEPTASIFEREHRGSVVASFGVESGYLPYTVFMSKQSYISKNGDTVQKFTNAIQRAQVWVKEHSPEEIADAILPYFENTDRDIVISSVKRYKEQDTYAVDPVIDGKEWNNLLDVMDNAGELKARVPEAKIVDNSFAEKAEASVK; encoded by the coding sequence ATGAATCTCAGGAAAAAAATCTCGCTGCCGCTCATGATCCTCACCATGTGCCTGTCTGTCCTTGCCGGTTGCGGCAGCGACTCGGCTGCGGTGAAGGTGAAGATCGGTGAAGTCACCCGTTCGGTCTTTTATGCGCCTGAATATGTGGCATTATCCCAGAATTTTTTTAAGGATGAAGGGCTGGAGGCAGAACTGCAGACGATCCCGGGCGGGGACAAAACGATGACGGCTCTGCTCTCCGGGGCCATTGATGTGGCGCTTGTTGGATCGGAGACTTCAATTTACGTGTACCAGCAGGGGGCAGAAGATCCTGTCATCAATTTCGCCCAGCTGACCCAGCGTGACGGCACATTCCTGTTCGCACGGAAGGCGGATGCGGATTTCAACTGGGACAAATTGAAGGGGAGTACCTTCCTCGGCCAAAGAAAAGGCGGTATGCCGCAGATGGCCGGCGCTTTTACGCTGCTGCAGAAAGGCATTGATGCCGGAAAGGATCTTACGCTGATTCAGAATATTGATTTTGCCAACATTGCCGGCGCTTTTGCCTCCGGCACAGGGGATTATGTGCAGCTTTTTGAACCCACGGCCTCCATCTTTGAGCGTGAACATCGCGGTAGTGTTGTAGCATCTTTTGGCGTGGAAAGCGGCTACCTGCCTTATACGGTGTTTATGTCCAAACAGAGCTATATCAGCAAAAACGGGGATACGGTACAAAAATTCACCAATGCCATCCAGCGCGCCCAGGTTTGGGTGAAGGAGCACAGCCCGGAGGAGATTGCCGATGCAATCCTGCCTTATTTTGAGAATACCGACCGGGATATTGTGATCTCTTCGGTTAAGCGCTACAAAGAGCAGGACACCTATGCAGTAGATCCGGTCATTGACGGCAAAGAATGGAACAATCTGCTGGATGTTATGGATAACGCCGGTGAATTAAAGGCACGTGTTCCGGAAGCCAAAATCGTCGACAACAGCTTTGCCGAGAAAGCAGAAGCCAGCGTGAAATGA